The following nucleotide sequence is from Nevskiales bacterium.
ATCCGGTGCCATCTCGATGGCGAGGATCATGCCGGTCTGGCGCACCTCCGCGACATGCGGATGGTCCTGCAGCGCGGCGACGGCGCGACCCATCTGCTGCGCCAGCCGGCGATTGTTGCCGAGCACGTCGCTGGCTGCGAACAGGTCCAGCGTGGCCAGCGCGGCGCGGCAGGCGAGTGGATTGCCGGTGTAACTGTGCGAGTGCAGAAAGGCCTTGAGCGTGGCGTAGTCGCCATAAAAGGCCTGGTAGACCGTATCCGTGGTCAGCACGGCGGCCAGCGGCAGGAAACCGCCGGTCAGGCCCTTCGACAGCAGCATGAAATCCGGCCGGATGCTGGCCTGCTCGCAGGCGAACAAGCTGCCGGTGCGGCCGAAGCCGGTGGCGATCTCGTCCACGATCAGGTGTACGCCGTGGCGGTCGCAGGCCTCGCGCAGCAGCGACAGGTACACCGGATGATACATGCGCATGTGGCCCGCACATTGCACCAGTGGCTCCACGATCACTGCGCAGGTTTCGTGCGCGTGCCGGGCCAGAGCCTCTTCCATGTGCGCGAACATGGCGCGGCTGTGCGCCTCCCAGCTCGCGTCCGCGTCGCGTCCGTAGCAGTCGGGCGAGGGCACGCTGATCGCCTGCATCAGCAGCGGCGCGTAGGTTTTTTTGTAGAGGTCCACGTCGCCCACGGCCAGCGCGCCCAGGGTCTCGCCGTGGTAGCTGTTCGACAGGCCGATGTAATTTTTTTTCTGGCTGCGCCCGAGATTCTTCCAGTAGTGGAAGCTCATCTTCAGCGCGACCTCCACGGCCGCGGAGCCGTTGTCGGCGTAGAAGCAGCGCGTGAGCCCGGCGGGCGCGATCCGCACCAGACGCTCGGACAGCTCGACCACCGGTGCGTGCGTGAAGCCGGCCAGCAGCACGTGCTCGAGGCGGTCGAGCTGATCTTTGACCGCGCCGACGATGGCTGGGTGGCAGTGTCCGAAGAGATTCACCCACCAGGAGCTGATGGCATCGAGGTAGTGTTTTCCGTCGAAATCCTCCAGCCAGGCGCCGCAGCCGGAGCGGATCGGCACCAGCGGCAGCCATTCGTGGTCCTGCATCTGCGTGCACGGATGCCAGACATGGGCGAGGTCGCGGGCGCTGAGTTCGGCGTTGGTCATGCAGAAAAGAAGATTTAGACAGGATAGACTGGATTTACAGGATTAACACGATAGAGGTTTTTGTTCTTGCAGGAAGTTCATCCTGTTGATCCTGAGAATCTTGTTGATCCTGTCCATTCCGCGCTTTTCGCCTGCGGCTGTCTACAAGTCCTTGACCAGGACCTTGGAGTTGCGCTGGTAGTTGTACAGCTGCTTGCGTTTCAGCGGCAGCTCGTCCAGCGACGCGGTCCTGAAGCCGCGCTCGATGAACCAGTGCGGCGCATGCGTGGTCAGCGCGAACAACCGTTTGAGCCGCTGCTGGCGCGCGCTGCGCTCGACCTGGTCGAGCAGCGCCTGCGCGCGGCCCTGCTTGCGGTAGTCCGGATGCACCGCCACGCAGGCCAGTTCGCCGTGCCTTTCCTCGGGATAGGGCATCAGTGCGCAGCAGGCCGTGATCAGGCCGTCGCGCAACATCACGAAGAAGTGGCTGATTTCGAGCTCCAGCTGCTCGCGCGAACGGGGGACCAGCACGCCGGCCTGTTCCAGTGGCGTGATGAGGCCGAGAATGCCGCCGACGTCGTCGATGGTCGCCGGACGCACTACGTCGTAGCTGTCGGCGAACACCAGCGTGCCCACCCCGTCGCGGCTGTAGAGCTCCTGCAGCAGCGTGCCGTCCTGCTGGTGGCTGATCAGGTGCACGCGCCGCACGCCCTGGCGGCAGGCGCGCACGGCGAGCTTCAGGTGGCTGGTCAGCGTTCCGGCCTTGTCGCGGCGTAACAGGTCCTCGGCGTCCTCGAGCTTGAGCTGGCGCGCGCCTTTCATTTTCTCGTCCAGCAGGAACACCAGCTTGTCGGCGCCCAACGCCTCGGCCGCCGCCGCCGCCACGTCCTCGTAGCGCAGGTTGAAGATCTCGCCGGTCGGGGAATAGCCCACGGGTGACAGCAGTAC
It contains:
- a CDS encoding adenosylmethionine--8-amino-7-oxononanoate transaminase gives rise to the protein MTNAELSARDLAHVWHPCTQMQDHEWLPLVPIRSGCGAWLEDFDGKHYLDAISSWWVNLFGHCHPAIVGAVKDQLDRLEHVLLAGFTHAPVVELSERLVRIAPAGLTRCFYADNGSAAVEVALKMSFHYWKNLGRSQKKNYIGLSNSYHGETLGALAVGDVDLYKKTYAPLLMQAISVPSPDCYGRDADASWEAHSRAMFAHMEEALARHAHETCAVIVEPLVQCAGHMRMYHPVYLSLLREACDRHGVHLIVDEIATGFGRTGSLFACEQASIRPDFMLLSKGLTGGFLPLAAVLTTDTVYQAFYGDYATLKAFLHSHSYTGNPLACRAALATLDLFAASDVLGNNRRLAQQMGRAVAALQDHPHVAEVRQTGMILAIEMAPD
- the argA gene encoding amino-acid N-acetyltransferase encodes the protein MSAESFLRVLRGSAPYIHAHHGRTFVIAFGGEAAARPDFSRLIYDIALLHSLGVKLILVHGARPQIDAQIKAAGLEPRFAGPLRITDPDTLSCVKEAVGSLRMEIEALLSTGLASTPMGGARLSVATGNLVIARPVGVRDGIDHLLTGEVRRIEAEAIKAHLARDSIVLLSPVGYSPTGEIFNLRYEDVAAAAAEALGADKLVFLLDEKMKGARQLKLEDAEDLLRRDKAGTLTSHLKLAVRACRQGVRRVHLISHQQDGTLLQELYSRDGVGTLVFADSYDVVRPATIDDVGGILGLITPLEQAGVLVPRSREQLELEISHFFVMLRDGLITACCALMPYPEERHGELACVAVHPDYRKQGRAQALLDQVERSARQQRLKRLFALTTHAPHWFIERGFRTASLDELPLKRKQLYNYQRNSKVLVKDL